A stretch of Palaemon carinicauda isolate YSFRI2023 chromosome 36, ASM3689809v2, whole genome shotgun sequence DNA encodes these proteins:
- the LOC137628482 gene encoding uncharacterized protein has translation MLDPTTSPCPSIERMASSRSPCPSIERLASSRSPCPSIEMLVSSTSPCPSIERLASSRSPCPSIERLASSTSPCPSIERLASSRSPCPSIERLASSTSPCPSIKRLASSTSPCPSIERLDSSKSPCPSIEMLVSSTSPCPITERLASSTSPCPSIERLASSTSLALA, from the coding sequence ATGCTGGATCCTACCACAAGCCCTTGCCCTAGCATAGAAAGGATGGCTTCTAGCAGAAGCCCTTGCCCTAGCATAGAAAGGCTGGCTTCTAGCAGAAGCCCTTGCCCTAGCATAGAAATGCTGGTTTCTAGCACAAGCCCTTGCCCTAGCATAGAAAGGCTGGCTTCTAGCAGAAGCCCTTGCCCTAGCATAGAAAGGCTGGCTTCTAGCACAAGCCCTTGCCCTAGCATAGAAAGGCTGGCTTCTAGCAGAAGCCCTTGCCCTAGCATAGAAAGGCTGGCTTCTAGCACAAGCCCTTGCCCTAGCATAAAAAGGCTGGCTTCTAGCACAAGCCCTTGCCCTAGCATAGAGAGGCTGGATTCTAGCAAAAGCCCTTGCCCTAGCATAGAAATGCTGGTTTCTAGCACAAGCCCTTGCCCTATCACAGAAAGGCTGGCTTCTAGCACAAGCCCTTGCCCTAGCATAGAAAGGCTGGCTTCTAGCACAAGCCTTGCCCTAGCATAG